The following coding sequences are from one Terriglobales bacterium window:
- a CDS encoding aminotransferase class I/II-fold pyridoxal phosphate-dependent enzyme, with the protein MHASRRVFLRGLGVSAAVGLTPIRSLANAAVSFEPARTETAQGPILLNSNENAYGPLPKSVNALQSALGQANRYPFAFYGELGEEIAALHRVRPSQIVLGCGSSEILRMTAMALLGSGNQLVQATPTYEAMDHYARVAGASVASVPLTHEYAHDVGAMLAATKNAGSLIYVCNPNNPTASLTPRNDLQGLISRLPSSSHLLIDEAYHHFAASSQQYKSFIDTPVNDDRVIVSRTFSKIYGLAGLRLGYAVASPAIAESLRRYATIININAMASAAALAALRDSESLAAAAKRNADDRQEFFNQAMARMLKPIDSQANFVMMNAHRPAEEVIEHFRKNNILIGRKFPAMHTHVRVSLGNPQEMAEFWKVWDKMGGGMSM; encoded by the coding sequence ATGCACGCATCACGTAGAGTGTTTCTGCGCGGTCTCGGCGTTAGCGCTGCTGTCGGGCTTACGCCGATACGGTCTTTGGCGAATGCGGCCGTCAGCTTTGAACCTGCTCGCACTGAAACCGCTCAGGGACCGATCCTGCTAAATAGCAACGAGAATGCCTACGGCCCCTTGCCCAAATCGGTAAATGCCCTGCAGAGCGCTTTGGGCCAAGCGAATCGATATCCGTTTGCGTTTTACGGAGAGCTGGGGGAAGAGATCGCTGCTTTACACCGCGTGCGGCCAAGCCAGATCGTGCTGGGATGCGGCTCAAGCGAGATCCTGCGCATGACGGCTATGGCGCTGCTCGGAAGCGGCAATCAACTTGTGCAAGCCACACCGACGTATGAAGCCATGGACCACTATGCGCGTGTGGCCGGGGCATCAGTTGCAAGCGTGCCGCTCACGCATGAGTACGCACACGACGTAGGCGCGATGCTCGCGGCGACAAAAAATGCAGGGTCGCTCATCTACGTCTGCAATCCGAATAATCCGACAGCATCGCTGACTCCCCGAAATGATCTCCAGGGCCTCATCTCTCGTTTGCCGAGCTCATCGCACCTACTCATCGACGAGGCCTACCACCATTTCGCCGCTTCGTCGCAGCAGTACAAATCGTTTATCGACACCCCGGTAAACGATGACCGCGTGATCGTCTCTCGCACGTTCTCGAAGATCTACGGACTAGCTGGACTTAGGCTAGGTTATGCTGTCGCATCGCCCGCGATCGCAGAAAGTTTGCGACGGTACGCCACTATCATCAACATCAATGCAATGGCGTCCGCAGCAGCGCTGGCTGCGCTGCGCGATAGCGAAAGCCTGGCCGCCGCGGCAAAACGCAATGCCGATGATCGCCAGGAATTCTTCAACCAGGCGATGGCGCGCATGCTGAAGCCCATTGACTCACAGGCGAACTTCGTGATGATGAATGCTCATCGCCCTGCCGAAGAAGTGATTGAACATTTCCGCAAGAACAACATCCTGATCGGGCGAAAATTCCCAGCGATGCATACACACGTCCGCGTGTCCCTGGGAAATCCCCAGGAGATGGCTGAATTCTGGAAGGTCTGGGACAAGATGGGCGGCGGCATGAGTATGTAG
- a CDS encoding galactose oxidase-like domain-containing protein, with translation MRHRIDKVSVCSFLAFLAVAFTTPFAWGQANVTGSWSTLPYNMPINPVHVALLNNGKVLIVSGSGNVAGNTNYRAGLWDPQAGTITTQPVGWDMFCNGMSILPDGRPLVNGGTLQYDPFHGALNNSVYDPATNTFTDVQNMAHGRWYPTTTVLGDGRLLTFSGLDENGSTNTTVEFYTAGSGWSSAFAAGWTPPLYPRLHVLPNGKVFYSGSTTQSRVFDPGARTWTNVATTRYSGTRTYGTSVLLPLTPANNYTPRVLILGGGNPSTATTELIDLSSPSPSWVFGPAMSQPRIEMNATMLPDGKVLALGGSYNDEDTATASLNADLYDPASNTFSSAGANAYARLYHSVALLMPDATVWVAGGNPQRGSYEQRMEIYKPAYLFTTDGLGNVVPATQPTITASPAGINYGGAFTVDSPNAANISSVVLVRAGAATHAFGMDQRLVGLSFSVLDATHLSVTGPPNGNIAPPGYYLLFLLNSAGVPSVANFVQVSSIPDFSVSATPASRSVTPGSSASYTVNASASGGFNSAVSFSVSGLPGGASTTFNPTSVTGSGSSTLTVNTTSSTPLGTYPLTITATGGGLVHTTSVTLVLSAPTDYSLSATPTSGTIARKSQGTYTVSVAPVNGFAGTVTLSVSGVPSRTSSSFSPSTISGSGNSTLTISVNKPAQPGTYPLVVTGTSGNLSHSVNLTLVIQ, from the coding sequence ATGCGCCATCGTATCGACAAGGTCTCAGTCTGCTCGTTTCTTGCATTTCTAGCAGTTGCGTTCACGACTCCATTCGCGTGGGGGCAAGCCAACGTAACCGGGAGTTGGTCTACGCTGCCCTACAACATGCCAATCAATCCGGTGCATGTCGCACTCTTGAACAACGGCAAGGTGTTAATTGTTTCAGGTTCTGGGAACGTGGCAGGCAACACGAATTATCGAGCGGGGCTCTGGGATCCCCAGGCCGGAACGATCACGACTCAACCAGTCGGGTGGGACATGTTCTGCAACGGCATGTCAATCCTTCCCGACGGACGTCCTCTGGTCAACGGCGGCACACTGCAATACGATCCATTTCACGGAGCGCTTAACAACTCCGTTTACGATCCTGCGACCAACACGTTTACCGACGTACAAAACATGGCGCATGGCCGGTGGTATCCCACCACTACAGTTCTAGGAGATGGGCGGCTCCTAACATTCTCGGGCCTGGATGAGAACGGCAGCACCAACACGACAGTCGAGTTCTATACAGCGGGCAGCGGGTGGAGCTCAGCATTTGCCGCTGGATGGACCCCTCCTCTTTACCCGCGTCTGCACGTGTTGCCCAACGGAAAGGTTTTCTATTCCGGCTCAACAACGCAATCGCGAGTTTTCGATCCGGGCGCGCGCACGTGGACGAACGTCGCCACAACTCGATATAGCGGCACTCGGACATATGGCACCTCAGTGCTCCTGCCGCTGACGCCGGCCAACAACTACACTCCACGCGTGTTGATCCTGGGAGGCGGCAATCCCTCGACTGCTACAACCGAGCTCATTGATCTTTCCTCTCCAAGCCCATCCTGGGTATTCGGGCCCGCTATGTCCCAACCGCGCATCGAAATGAACGCGACGATGCTGCCGGACGGTAAGGTTCTGGCTCTTGGTGGTTCGTACAACGACGAAGACACCGCCACTGCCAGCCTAAACGCAGATCTATACGACCCCGCGTCAAATACTTTTTCTTCTGCGGGAGCGAACGCCTATGCACGCTTGTATCACTCGGTCGCCCTCCTGATGCCTGATGCCACCGTGTGGGTCGCGGGCGGAAACCCGCAACGTGGCTCGTACGAACAACGCATGGAGATCTACAAGCCAGCGTACTTGTTCACGACTGACGGACTAGGCAATGTAGTACCTGCGACGCAGCCAACGATTACAGCATCTCCGGCGGGCATCAATTATGGTGGCGCTTTCACAGTGGACAGCCCAAATGCGGCTAATATCTCTTCTGTTGTGTTGGTGCGCGCAGGCGCCGCGACGCACGCGTTTGGTATGGACCAGCGGCTCGTCGGCTTGTCATTTTCAGTACTTGACGCCACTCACCTCAGCGTAACCGGGCCTCCGAACGGAAACATCGCGCCTCCCGGTTACTATCTTCTGTTTCTCCTGAACTCCGCAGGTGTTCCCTCAGTTGCGAACTTTGTTCAGGTATCGTCCATTCCCGACTTCAGCGTCTCGGCCACTCCAGCATCGCGCAGCGTTACACCTGGATCGAGCGCAAGCTACACGGTTAACGCCTCGGCCAGTGGCGGCTTCAACAGCGCAGTGAGCTTCAGCGTGAGTGGACTGCCTGGCGGAGCGAGCACAACGTTCAATCCAACTTCGGTGACGGGATCAGGATCCTCGACTCTGACTGTCAACACCACGTCATCAACCCCGCTCGGAACGTATCCGTTGACGATCACCGCTACTGGTGGCGGACTCGTGCACACTACGTCTGTCACATTGGTCTTGAGCGCGCCGACGGATTACAGTTTGTCCGCGACACCGACAAGCGGGACGATTGCCCGCAAATCTCAGGGAACATATACAGTTTCAGTGGCGCCAGTGAATGGTTTCGCAGGAACTGTTACGCTGAGCGTAAGTGGAGTTCCGAGCCGGACGAGTTCGTCGTTTAGTCCCTCTACAATCTCGGGCTCGGGCAACTCAACCTTGACGATCAGCGTGAATAAACCGGCGCAGCCCGGCACCTATCCGCTGGTTGTTACCGGAACCAGTGGCAACTTGAGCCACAGTGTGAACCTGACATTGGTGATTCAATAA
- a CDS encoding DUF5597 domain-containing protein, whose product MTTTVRPIYLSVVFLGLAIAAVHAAELPHIRMENGTGQLIVKDQPFLILGGELGNSSAGTAAQADSIIPKLAAMHVNTILMPVAWEQLEPKEGSFDFSILDHWIDTARAHNMHLVPLWFGSWKNAFSNYAPAWVKSDTKRFPRSESPDGKPLEILSTLPAETRRADSRAFAALIRHVREKDSDQQTVLMVQVENEVGYLGPGRDRSAEANRQFQGRVPDALIRALGAKRLQVSPELAAHFNQQGRTWSEVFGDAANEAFMAWNYATYIEAVVHAGKREYALPMYVNAQLPAPQERAGEYPSGGPHPSYLEVWRAAASSIDFYSPDIYWPNFEYWVQRYQISGNPIFIPEARLDSASFNALYAYGQGRAFGFCPFGIDSLKLPENDPKPAIMQTYELLGSMRDLLPAAQAAGMTRGLVLHTTSPRPTQTVPLGGFLFEATLSRSSPARTIVADDGAMLILQAAPLEFYVAGSGLTVSIARDPDLDSGIAGIEGVEQVTRADGKWITERRLNGDQTNQGRQLMLDPHQPHIYRLRLYSITRDSEH is encoded by the coding sequence GTGACAACCACTGTCCGCCCCATATATCTGAGCGTCGTCTTCCTCGGACTTGCCATCGCGGCAGTCCATGCCGCCGAATTGCCGCACATCCGTATGGAGAACGGAACCGGTCAACTCATCGTGAAGGACCAGCCATTTCTAATCCTTGGTGGCGAACTAGGCAATTCCTCGGCTGGCACCGCTGCGCAAGCAGACTCGATCATCCCCAAGCTCGCCGCGATGCACGTGAACACAATCCTGATGCCTGTCGCCTGGGAGCAGCTCGAACCAAAGGAAGGCAGCTTCGACTTCAGCATCCTCGACCACTGGATCGATACCGCGCGAGCACACAATATGCACTTAGTGCCACTGTGGTTTGGCAGTTGGAAGAATGCCTTTTCCAACTACGCTCCGGCCTGGGTGAAGTCCGACACCAAGCGCTTCCCTCGCTCCGAATCCCCCGACGGAAAGCCGCTGGAGATTCTCTCGACTCTACCTGCGGAGACTCGCCGCGCCGACAGCCGCGCATTCGCGGCCTTGATTCGACACGTGCGCGAAAAGGATTCCGATCAGCAGACAGTCTTAATGGTGCAGGTCGAAAATGAAGTCGGCTACCTTGGCCCGGGGCGGGACCGCTCCGCGGAAGCAAATCGACAATTTCAGGGACGCGTACCAGACGCATTGATCCGGGCGCTTGGAGCCAAACGCCTTCAGGTATCTCCAGAACTGGCAGCACATTTCAATCAACAAGGCCGAACTTGGAGCGAGGTCTTTGGCGACGCCGCAAACGAAGCCTTCATGGCGTGGAATTACGCAACTTACATCGAAGCTGTCGTTCACGCCGGAAAGCGCGAATACGCGCTGCCCATGTACGTCAACGCGCAGCTCCCTGCGCCGCAGGAAAGGGCAGGCGAGTATCCGAGCGGAGGCCCGCACCCTTCTTATCTGGAGGTCTGGCGCGCGGCAGCTTCAAGCATCGATTTCTACTCGCCCGATATCTATTGGCCTAATTTCGAATACTGGGTGCAGCGCTATCAGATCTCTGGCAATCCGATCTTTATTCCCGAAGCGAGACTCGATAGTGCTTCGTTCAACGCGCTCTATGCTTATGGGCAGGGGCGCGCCTTCGGTTTCTGCCCGTTTGGGATTGATAGCTTGAAGCTGCCGGAAAACGATCCTAAACCCGCGATCATGCAGACGTACGAGTTGCTGGGTAGCATGCGCGATCTCTTGCCGGCAGCCCAAGCAGCTGGAATGACGCGCGGTTTGGTGCTGCATACCACGAGCCCGCGACCCACACAGACAGTTCCCCTGGGAGGATTTCTGTTCGAGGCAACCCTCTCGCGTTCCTCGCCGGCAAGGACCATCGTTGCTGACGACGGCGCCATGCTGATCCTGCAAGCAGCACCCTTAGAGTTCTACGTTGCAGGCAGCGGCTTAACCGTCAGCATTGCCCGCGATCCTGATCTCGATTCGGGAATTGCTGGCATTGAAGGTGTTGAGCAGGTCACTCGCGCCGACGGAAAATGGATCACGGAGAGGCGCCTGAATGGCGATCAGACGAATCAAGGACGACAGTTAATGCTCGATCCACATCAGCCGCATATTTATCGCCTGCGGTTGTACTCCATCACCCGAGACAGCGAGCACTAG
- a CDS encoding FAD-dependent oxidoreductase, producing MAKPILLSVDDDTDVLRAIERDLRSQYGAEYRVIGSDSPEGALNLLKDLKIRNDNVALLLVDQRMPHMDGVEFLREAMGIFPEAKRALLTAYADTNAAISAINEANINYFFLKPWDPPAEHLYPQLDDLLDDWQAGFRPTFQGIRVLGTRWSPRSYELRDFLARNHVPYQWIDVELSANDPETKRLLEALGPEAANLPVVLFPDGTRLFESVPADVAQKVGLRTRAQTSFYDLAIVGGGPAGLAAAVYGASEGLHTVMVEREAPGGQAGMSSRIENYLGFPTGLSGGDLARRAVVQAQRFGVEILAPQEAVGIRTKGSYRIIKLADGNEISCHALMIATGVQWRRLEAPGVDRLQGAGIYYGGGATEALSCKDEIVYVVGGANSAGQAAMNFARYAARVVILVRGDSLSSTMSQYLIDQIQQTPNIQLWTHASVAEAHGEEHLEEISVLCSDTGKIERVPANAMFIFIGALPRTDWLAHVVERDERGFLLTGPDLLRGGQRPKGWGLDRDPFLLETNVPGIFAVGDVRHGSIKRVASGVGEGSVAVQFIHQYLSKV from the coding sequence ATGGCCAAACCAATCTTACTGAGTGTCGATGACGATACTGACGTTTTGCGGGCGATAGAGCGCGATCTTCGTTCGCAGTACGGCGCTGAATATCGAGTGATCGGTAGCGATTCTCCTGAAGGCGCACTCAATCTGTTAAAGGATTTGAAAATACGCAATGATAATGTGGCCTTGCTCCTGGTTGACCAGCGCATGCCGCATATGGACGGAGTGGAGTTCCTACGGGAGGCGATGGGAATCTTTCCTGAAGCCAAGCGCGCACTGCTGACCGCGTACGCAGACACGAATGCGGCCATTAGCGCTATCAATGAAGCCAATATCAACTATTTCTTTCTGAAGCCCTGGGATCCTCCCGCTGAGCATCTGTATCCGCAATTGGACGATCTGCTCGATGACTGGCAGGCTGGGTTCCGTCCAACGTTTCAGGGAATCCGCGTGCTGGGCACACGCTGGTCGCCGCGTTCGTATGAACTGCGAGACTTCCTCGCACGCAATCACGTTCCATATCAGTGGATTGACGTCGAGCTTTCCGCGAATGATCCGGAGACAAAGCGACTTCTCGAGGCTCTTGGTCCCGAGGCGGCCAATCTTCCTGTCGTGCTTTTCCCAGACGGTACGAGGCTTTTCGAGAGCGTGCCGGCTGACGTGGCGCAGAAGGTTGGGCTGCGAACACGCGCTCAAACCAGCTTCTATGATTTGGCGATTGTTGGTGGAGGTCCGGCTGGCTTAGCTGCTGCGGTTTATGGAGCCTCCGAAGGCCTGCATACGGTGATGGTGGAGCGCGAAGCTCCGGGCGGCCAGGCTGGCATGAGTTCCCGAATCGAGAACTATCTCGGATTTCCAACTGGACTCAGCGGCGGTGATCTTGCTCGACGTGCTGTCGTACAAGCCCAGCGTTTTGGAGTGGAAATCCTGGCGCCGCAGGAGGCGGTCGGCATTCGAACGAAAGGCTCTTACCGAATTATCAAGCTGGCGGATGGAAACGAGATTTCGTGTCACGCGCTGATGATCGCCACGGGTGTGCAGTGGAGGCGCTTGGAAGCTCCGGGAGTCGATCGGTTGCAGGGTGCGGGAATCTATTACGGCGGCGGAGCTACTGAAGCGCTATCGTGCAAGGATGAGATCGTCTACGTTGTAGGTGGGGCCAACTCCGCTGGGCAAGCCGCCATGAACTTTGCTAGATACGCTGCGCGCGTCGTAATTCTCGTTCGCGGCGACTCTCTGTCCAGCACAATGTCTCAATACCTAATCGACCAGATTCAACAAACGCCGAACATCCAGTTGTGGACACACGCCAGCGTGGCCGAAGCGCACGGTGAAGAACATCTGGAAGAGATTTCGGTGCTGTGTTCCGATACCGGCAAGATCGAGCGTGTGCCGGCAAACGCGATGTTTATCTTCATCGGTGCATTGCCGAGGACGGATTGGCTGGCACATGTAGTCGAGAGAGATGAACGCGGTTTCCTGCTGACAGGTCCGGATCTCTTACGTGGCGGGCAGCGCCCGAAGGGATGGGGACTCGATCGGGATCCGTTCCTGCTCGAGACAAACGTCCCCGGCATTTTTGCTGTGGGCGATGTTCGTCACGGTTCGATCAAGCGCGTCGCTTCGGGAGTAGGCGAGGGATCGGTGGCTGTGCAGTTCATCCATCAGTATCTAAGCAAGGTCTAA
- a CDS encoding ATP-binding protein, whose amino-acid sequence MVEKSELLRVSAFADLPNDQLDWFLCHAQEMHLVAGEIYVRAGDPADSMFVILEGQMQFRGEFGGETIIITIKPGEVTGMLPFSRMKEFGVTGRAITEGRILKFPASLFPELVQKMPELTTRLVALMSDRIREITRIEQQRDRLVSLGKLSAGLAHELNNPASAATRATSQLRSILKKIRDASLELGKRNLTPGQKSEIEKLEVSFTQTDVLPPDALTIADLEDQIDSLLRSHGQNDLWQLAASLARRNIKPEVLESLFANLDAETARAALVRIAASVEVASLLHEIESATSRISDLVRAIKEYTYMDQAPIQNVDIVKSLETTLTILNHKLKHGVVVKRDYQPVLLVNSFGSELNQVWTNIIDNAIDAMHGKGELRVRTYRDDGCAVVEIGDTGPGILPEVQPHIFEPFFTTKGVGEGTGLGLDTVQRIVKKHRGNIQVTSKPGDTRFQVWLPLAETQN is encoded by the coding sequence ATGGTCGAGAAATCCGAATTACTTCGCGTTTCGGCTTTTGCCGATCTTCCTAATGACCAGCTCGACTGGTTCCTCTGCCATGCGCAGGAAATGCATCTAGTAGCCGGAGAAATATACGTTCGCGCAGGTGATCCGGCTGACTCGATGTTTGTAATTCTCGAGGGCCAAATGCAGTTCCGCGGCGAATTCGGCGGCGAAACTATCATCATTACGATCAAACCGGGCGAAGTCACTGGGATGCTGCCCTTTTCCCGCATGAAAGAGTTCGGCGTCACTGGCCGGGCTATCACGGAGGGTCGCATCCTGAAGTTCCCGGCTTCATTGTTTCCCGAACTTGTACAAAAGATGCCGGAACTGACGACGCGCCTGGTAGCTCTGATGTCGGACCGGATTAGGGAAATCACTCGCATCGAGCAGCAGCGGGATCGCCTGGTTTCTCTAGGAAAACTCTCGGCTGGACTGGCTCATGAACTCAACAATCCCGCTTCTGCTGCGACACGCGCAACGAGTCAACTGCGGAGTATTCTCAAAAAGATCAGAGACGCGAGTCTCGAATTGGGAAAGCGCAATCTCACTCCTGGGCAGAAATCAGAGATCGAGAAACTCGAAGTCTCGTTCACGCAGACGGATGTCCTTCCACCCGATGCGCTGACAATCGCCGACCTGGAGGATCAAATCGACTCTTTGCTGCGCAGCCATGGCCAGAACGATCTCTGGCAATTGGCAGCGAGCCTCGCGCGAAGAAACATCAAGCCCGAGGTCCTTGAGTCCTTGTTCGCAAACCTCGATGCCGAAACTGCCCGAGCCGCTCTTGTGCGGATCGCTGCCTCAGTGGAAGTCGCGAGTTTGTTACACGAAATCGAGAGCGCGACTTCGCGCATCTCCGACCTGGTTCGCGCGATCAAGGAATACACCTACATGGACCAGGCCCCGATACAGAACGTGGACATCGTCAAGAGCCTGGAAACCACACTCACCATCCTGAATCACAAGTTGAAACACGGAGTAGTCGTGAAGCGCGATTATCAGCCCGTGCTTCTCGTGAATTCATTCGGAAGCGAGTTAAACCAGGTCTGGACCAACATTATCGACAACGCGATCGACGCCATGCACGGAAAAGGAGAACTGCGAGTCCGTACCTATCGTGACGATGGTTGCGCTGTAGTCGAGATCGGAGACACCGGCCCCGGCATCTTACCCGAAGTTCAACCGCACATCTTCGAACCGTTCTTTACGACCAAAGGAGTCGGAGAGGGTACTGGGCTCGGCCTCGACACCGTGCAACGAATCGTGAAGAAACATCGCGGAAACATTCAGGTAACTTCCAAACCCGGGGACACGCGTTTTCAAGTCTGGCTGCCGTTGGCGGAGACTCAGAATTAA
- a CDS encoding DinB family protein yields the protein MSEVTRIAQLYRSVYEGDGSGEAWHGLALKPLLKDVTAEQASRAPIVGQHSILQLVLHIAYWEEIELRRFLGETVTAPLNTPDDWPTNRRVTDAEWKAILARLEASHAALREAIEASTHEKLNQQVPGRNHDNYTLLHGTIDHCVYHTAQIALLKKASAAARKN from the coding sequence ATGAGTGAAGTAACACGCATTGCCCAATTATACCGCTCGGTGTATGAAGGAGATGGAAGTGGCGAAGCCTGGCATGGTCTTGCGCTAAAGCCTCTATTGAAGGATGTGACCGCTGAACAAGCTTCACGCGCTCCCATCGTGGGACAGCACTCCATCCTCCAACTCGTGCTTCATATCGCCTATTGGGAAGAAATTGAGCTACGCCGCTTTCTCGGAGAGACGGTCACTGCGCCCCTAAACACGCCGGACGATTGGCCCACGAATCGGAGAGTAACGGATGCCGAGTGGAAGGCGATTCTCGCTCGCCTCGAAGCTTCACACGCAGCGTTGCGCGAAGCGATTGAAGCAAGCACCCACGAGAAGCTCAACCAGCAAGTCCCTGGCCGAAATCACGACAATTACACGCTGCTGCACGGGACCATCGATCATTGCGTCTATCACACCGCGCAGATTGCGCTATTGAAGAAGGCCAGCGCAGCAGCTCGTAAGAATTAA